From Calorimonas adulescens:
ACATACTTGTGTCCGTTAGTCAAGGTTATGACGGTATCAGGAGTAGACTCTATATATTCAATTAATTCACTGTTTAATACAAATTCCACTCCATTTAATCTGGTAAGATGTATCATTTTTAAAAATCCTCTTTTCTATATGCCACAGGGAAAACCCTGTGGCATAAAGTTTATCTCTTCATATTAACTAATTCCTGTAAAAGCTCATCGGCTGCAGTTATTATACGTGAGTTTGCCTGAAAGCCTCTCTGAGCTATAATCATGTTTGTAAATTCCTGTGAGAGGTCAACGTTGGACATTTCAAGAGTGCCTGGATTTATCACACCTAGTCCTCTACCTCCGGCCTGGCCAATTTCCGGATTCCCTGAATTATTTGTGTCTATAAAAAGGTTGTCGCCAATCTTTTGAAGACCACCCTCATTGGCAAAATCCGCAATAGCAAGGACACCAAGAAGCTGTCTGCCCCCGTTGCTATAGGTACCAACCACCTTACCATATTGGTCAATTGTAAAACTTTCCAATGTGCCTGCTGCATAACCATCCTTGTCTACAGCTTTGGCTGTTGTATCTCCAGCAAACATTGTAAAGTTATCGATTGGAAATGATATTGTTATATCCTGAGTTGCAGCACCATTGTTATAAGTTATGCCAGTTATTGGCAATGTCATAATGCCATCTGTTGCTACAGTATCAGTGTCAGTAAGCTTACCATTTGCATCAAATGTAAACGTAACAGCAGCAGGGAAAGTAGAGGTTATTGAGCTATCATTTGTAGTCAGACTGACATCCCATGTATTAGAGCCAGTACGAGTAAAATGCAGAGTTAAAATGTGCTCATTCCCCAATGAATCATATATAGATACATTATATGAAATTTCATTGTCCGGGGAGGTATCGGGTGTTCCTGCATCCAGGTTGCCTCCCATCGTTATATTGGTTGTAGGCATGGCCCCCAGTGTCAATTTATTAAACAGGTTCAAGGCTGCAGGTTCTGTTGCAGTATCATAATTGCCATCCACATCTGCCTGCCAACCGAGAACCAAGTAACCTGAAGAATTTACAAGATTACCTGAGCTATCAAGCCCAAAATTTCCAGCCCTGGTAAAATATCTGCCACTGTTGTCGCCAACTACGAAAAATCCATTTCCGCTTATTGACAGATCGAGTGGGTTATCAGTTCTTTGTGAACTGCCATTGGTAAACAGGTTGTCAATAGAAGCTACCGATACACCAAGTCCTATCTGTTGAGGATTGGTACCACCCCTGCCTTCCTGAGGCCCTGTAGCTCCTCTTAAAGTCTGACTGAACACATCTTTAAATGTTATCCTGGCAGTCTTATACCCAGGGGTATTTACATTGGCAATATTGTTGCCAATTACATCCATCATTGCCTGATGGGCCTTTAACCCAGAAATGGCTGAAAACATTGAACGCATCATAATAATTACTCCCTCCTTTGAGGCACCGTGATGAGACCTTTCAGTAAATCCAGGCCTTAGCCTCCCATAAAGGGTCCAGCTATACTATCACAGCACCGTCTATATTGGTAAATACATTTTCCTTTAAATGTTGTCCATCTACGGCCGTAATAACCGTCCTTGACTTTATGTTGACTATAAAGGCACGATCGTCCATGAGCACAAGCGAGTTCTTTATGCCTTTATCCTGAGCCTTTTTCACAGCAGAACTCAATTTATTGATGTCATCTTGCGAAAGATAGATGTTTCTGCCTTCTATCCTTTCGCTGGCATGCTTCGAAAAATTAAGATATTCTGTAGTTTTTAATTCTTCATCTAAAACTTTTTTGAAAGAATTATCTTTAGCTTCATGGTTTTCACTTTTGACTGGCCCTGTTAACTGTTCAGGTAATATTTTATTTATAATCATTTTAGACCACCTCACTCTGAAGGTGCTACCGTTATGACATTATCTATTGGAATATCGATACCGTTGACTATTATATATGCGTTTCCCTTGTCTACCCGTATGCCCTGCACAATTCCAGATATTGTATCATCTCCTGAAGATGAATTGGCAGATATACTCTTGCCAATAAGATCTATTGCTTTTAATTGGTTTACTCCAGAATATACATTCTGAACACTTTCCAGAGTACTAAACTGAGCAATCTGAGCAATAAATTCTTGGTCATCCATAGGTTGCAATGGATCCTGATTTTTAAGTTGCGTTATAAGAAGGTTTAAAAATGCTTCTTTGTCAAGGGTGTCATTGCTCTTGACATCTTTTGTCGGCTCTACGAGAAAATTTTCCACATTCATACTGACCTGCTGCATTAGTTTCACCTCACACAATGCAATCTACATGCTCCTTATTGATAAATGATACAAATTCATAATCCTTATACTCCTGTTCGACATTTGTAAAAAATATCTGATGTCGCCTCTCAGGGGTTCGATGCTGACCATTATTGAATAATCCACCGCTGTCAACTGATACTGAAAGATTGTCCACCTGTATACCTTGTTGATTTAGTGAATTTTTAAGCTGGTCTATGTTTGTTTCTATCATATTTTTTACATCCTGGTTCTGAGTAGTAATCTTTGCTGTGATTACATTTTTATCTACTACAATCTGCATGACAAGCTTGCCAAGGTTTGGTGGCTTTAAGCTTATAAGAGCTTCACTTTTCTCACTGTCTTTTAATATCAACCTTACCCCATCTACAATCTGACTAAAGATGTTCTCTATGGTCGTACCTGTCTGGACTTTGTCAGGTACGGCTAATTCATTTTCTGATTTAAAGGCAGCATCAGACATATGAGAAACACTAAAATAATCCATCATTCTGTCTACATTTTGGGATTCATTTTGAAATTGGCCAGGCCTAAACTCCTGTTTCTTATTGACTAACTCTTCACTATTGTTTTCAGCATTTAAAATCGCATGTTCTCCATTCTCCACAGCACCTGAAGTATCAGAAACTTTGTCATTACCCATTTGTTGCATATCCGCAATATTAACCCCATCATCAGAAGTTGAGACGAGTCCCATACTGTCTATGTTTTGCTTTAGCAATTTATCTTGCGATATATTTTGTATTTTTGTTTCATCAGCCGCTTTGTTCTTGTCCAAGAGTATCCCTAAAGCTGTTTCAATTTTACTCTGGGTATCTGCACCATTCTTATCCAGAAGTACCCCTAAAGCTGTTTCAATTTTACTCTGGGTATCTGCACCATTCTTGTCCAGAAATACCCCTAAAGTTGTCTCAATTTTACCCTGGGTATCTGCACCATTGGCATTGGGTAATGTCAATTTATCAAGTATAGACTCAACTGTCTTTAATAAATTTGACAAATTAACGTTGAGTTTTTCCATATTGTTATCTAAACTCATTGATGGTTTAACACTTTCACTTTCGGCAGTTCCATTTATATCGGTTTGCAGAATATTAACAGGATTGATTGAGCCAATAAGTACTGATAAAATACTTAAATCATTCTCGTTTATGATCTTCTTCAATATGTTATCCAGAGTTATTTTAAAGGTATCATTTTTTTCAGCACCACCTTTTAATTTATTTTCAGGAAATAATAAGTTAGAAATATTCACATTTTGCAATGCCGCATTCACGCGCTCACCTCCTTTCAATCCATAATTTATTGCATTGGTGAAAATGCCTTTGTAATCCTTGCTGCGTCCTTAGAATTCATATTGTTCATTATTTTAGCAGCAAGATCTGGGTTCATGTTCATCAGTATCTGTGCTGATAGAGTAACGTCTTTTAAATCAACCAGAGCATTTGCTGCCACTTGGGAGTTCATTTTGCTATAAAGGTTTGATATATTCTTTACATCTCCAAGTGCAAGAACCTCTGTAATACTAACAATATCTCGAGAATTCATATTGTTCATTATTTTAGCAGCAAGATCTGGGTTCATGTTCATCAGTATCTGCGCTGATAGAGTAACATCTTTTAGATTGAGTAGAGCATTCGCTGCCGCTTGTGAGTTCATTTTACTATAAAGATTTGATATGCTTTTTATATCATTGAACTGGGAATTTTGCTTTGTATTTGTGGTTCCGACAGCATTATTTAGCATTGCCTCTTTTTGATTGAGTTTTGCCTCTTTTTCATTGAGTATCTCTTCCCTTTGCTGTAACTGCTCCTCTAAAGCGTTTAAAGATTTTTCCCTTTGCGCCAAAAGGTCTTCTGCTGGATTCTGCTTTGGTGCCTCTTGTATAAGATTGTTAACCACTGGCATGTCTTTTAACAAATCCTTCACTATATTAGGTGATTTTGTGAAGAAACCAAAATAAACAAGTATACTAAGCAGCAAAGTAACCACTAAAGTAATTATAACTGGAAATTTGCTACCTTTTTTCCTTATTTCAGCCTTCTCTATCATTACTGCCCACCTGCCTGAAGTGATTTGTCAAAGCCAGGTTATCCATCAGTGTATAATCTTCTTTTTGTAACTCCGAAAT
This genomic window contains:
- a CDS encoding flagellar FlbD family protein; protein product: MIHLTRLNGVEFVLNSELIEYIESTPDTVITLTNGHKYVVLESMNEVVDRVIKYKWEIFSNINLRDN
- a CDS encoding flagellar hook protein FlgE; this translates as MMRSMFSAISGLKAHQAMMDVIGNNIANVNTPGYKTARITFKDVFSQTLRGATGPQEGRGGTNPQQIGLGVSVASIDNLFTNGSSQRTDNPLDLSISGNGFFVVGDNSGRYFTRAGNFGLDSSGNLVNSSGYLVLGWQADVDGNYDTATEPAALNLFNKLTLGAMPTTNITMGGNLDAGTPDTSPDNEISYNVSIYDSLGNEHILTLHFTRTGSNTWDVSLTTNDSSITSTFPAAVTFTFDANGKLTDTDTVATDGIMTLPITGITYNNGAATQDITISFPIDNFTMFAGDTTAKAVDKDGYAAGTLESFTIDQYGKVVGTYSNGGRQLLGVLAIADFANEGGLQKIGDNLFIDTNNSGNPEIGQAGGRGLGVINPGTLEMSNVDLSQEFTNMIIAQRGFQANSRIITAADELLQELVNMKR
- a CDS encoding TIGR02530 family flagellar biosynthesis protein, whose translation is MIINKILPEQLTGPVKSENHEAKDNSFKKVLDEELKTTEYLNFSKHASERIEGRNIYLSQDDINKLSSAVKKAQDKGIKNSLVLMDDRAFIVNIKSRTVITAVDGQHLKENVFTNIDGAVIV
- a CDS encoding flagellar hook capping FlgD N-terminal domain-containing protein, giving the protein MQQVSMNVENFLVEPTKDVKSNDTLDKEAFLNLLITQLKNQDPLQPMDDQEFIAQIAQFSTLESVQNVYSGVNQLKAIDLIGKSISANSSSGDDTISGIVQGIRVDKGNAYIIVNGIDIPIDNVITVAPSE
- a CDS encoding flagellar hook-length control protein FliK, producing the protein MNAALQNVNISNLLFPENKLKGGAEKNDTFKITLDNILKKIINENDLSILSVLIGSINPVNILQTDINGTAESESVKPSMSLDNNMEKLNVNLSNLLKTVESILDKLTLPNANGADTQGKIETTLGVFLDKNGADTQSKIETALGVLLDKNGADTQSKIETALGILLDKNKAADETKIQNISQDKLLKQNIDSMGLVSTSDDGVNIADMQQMGNDKVSDTSGAVENGEHAILNAENNSEELVNKKQEFRPGQFQNESQNVDRMMDYFSVSHMSDAAFKSENELAVPDKVQTGTTIENIFSQIVDGVRLILKDSEKSEALISLKPPNLGKLVMQIVVDKNVITAKITTQNQDVKNMIETNIDQLKNSLNQQGIQVDNLSVSVDSGGLFNNGQHRTPERRHQIFFTNVEQEYKDYEFVSFINKEHVDCIV